From a region of the Hippopotamus amphibius kiboko isolate mHipAmp2 chromosome 3, mHipAmp2.hap2, whole genome shotgun sequence genome:
- the LOC130850060 gene encoding olfactory receptor 8H1-like, with protein MGRRNITHVSDFILMGLTDSEELQLVLFILFLLIYLITVLGNAGMMLIIRLDLQLHTPMYFFLSHLSFLDLSYSTVITPRTLENLLMSTKYISYLNCFTQMYFFIFLAGTECSLLSSMAYDRYVAICNPLHYPVVVSTRRCCSLVLGSYLIGFMDSSVNVLSISRLHFCDSNVIHHFFCDLTPVLTLSCTDTHNMEIMIFIVAGSTLMVSLFIISVSYVSILSTILKINSTSGKQKAFSTCASHLLGVTIFYGTLIFTYLKPSKSYSLGKDQVASVFYTIVIPMLNPLIYSLRNKEVKNALMRVMQKREVSKHLK; from the coding sequence ATGGGTAGAAGGAATATCACACATGTGTCTGATTTCATCCTCATGGGACTGACAGATTCTGAAGAGCTCCAGCTGGTCCTCTTTATACTGTTTCTCCTCATCTACCTAATCACTGTGCTGGGGAATGCAGGCATGATGCTGATCATTCGCCTGGATCTCCAGCTTCACAcccccatgtattttttcctcagtCACCTGTCATTTCTTGACCTCAGTTACTCAACCGTCATCACCCCTAGAACCTTAGAAAACTTACTGATGTCCACCAAGTATATTTCATACCTGAACTGCTTCACCCAGatgtatttctttatcttcttggCTGGCACTGAAtgttctcttctctcctcaatggcctatgatcgctatgTAGCTATCTGCAACCCTCTGCATTACCCAGTTGTTGTGTCCACCAGACGCTGCTGCTCCCTTGTCTTGGGATCCTATTTGATTGGCTTCATGGACTCCTCTGTCAATGTGCTTTCCATTAGCAGACTGCATTTCTGTGACTCCAATGTAATCCATCACTTTTTCTGTGACCTGACCCCAGTTTTAACCCTGTCCTGCACTGACACACACAATATGGAAATCATGATATTCATTGTTGCTGGCTCCACCTTAATGGTGTCTCTTTTCATAATATCTGTGTCCTATGTGTCCATCCTGTCTACTATCCTGAAAATTAATTCCACTTCAGGGAAGCAAAAAGCCTTCTCTACTTGTGCCTCCCATCTCCTGGGAGTCACCATCTTTTATGGCACTCTGATTTTTACATACTTAAAACCAAGTAAGTCCTACTCCTTGGGAAAGGATCAAGTGGCTTCTGTTTTTTATACCATTGTCATCCCCATGCTGAATCCACTCATATATAGTCTCAGGAacaaagaagtgaaaaatgcTCTCATGAGAGTCATGCAGAAGAGAGAAGTCTCCAAGCATTTAAAATAA
- the LOC130848655 gene encoding olfactory receptor 5T2-like: MKNVTEVTKFVLKGFTDKIELQIFLFFLFLAIYLLTLMGNLGLIVLVTRDSLLHNPMYYFLSVLSCVDASVSSVIIPNMLVDFTSKNKVISFFGCATQMFLAVTFGTTECFLLAAMAYDCYITIYNPLLYSVSMPPRVYVSLIIASYVGGILHASVHTVATFSLSFCASNEIRHVFCDIPSLLAISCSDTHTNQLLLFYFVGSIETVTILIVLISYGFIVLAILRMHSAEGRRKVFSTCGSHLTGVSVYHGTILFMYVRPSSSYALDHDMIVSTFYSIVIPMLNPIIYSLRNKDVKAAMKRVFGKNRYINKLYFSH, translated from the coding sequence ATGAAGAATGTCACTGAAGTCACTAAATTCGTACTGAAGGGCTTCACAGACAAGATTGAACTGCAGATCTTCTTATTCTTCCTGTTTCTAGCAATATACTTGTTGACTCTGATGGGAAATTTAGGACTGATAGTGTTGGTCACTAGGGATTCCTTGCTGCACAACCCCATGTACTATTTTCTGAGTGTATTGTCATGTGTGGATGCCAGTGTTTCCTCAGTAATTATCCCAAATATGTTAGTAGAtttcacatcaaaaaataaagtcatttcatTCTTTGGATGTGCAACCCAGATGTTCCTTGCTGTCACATTTGGAACCACAGAATGCTTTCTCCTGGCTGCAATGGCATATGATTGCTATATAACCATCTACAACCCTCTCCTGTATTCAGTTAGCATGCCACCCAGAGTCTATGTGTCCCTCATCATTGCTTCCTATGTTGGTGGCATCTTGCATGCTTCTGTACACACAGTGGCCACATTTAGCCTATCCTTCTGTGCATCCAATGAAATTAGACATGTCTTCTGTGACATCCCTTCCCTCCTCGCTATTTCTTGCTCTGACACTCACACAAACCAGCTTCTACTCTTCTACTTTGTGGGCTCTATTGAGACAGTCACTATCCTGATTGTCCTGATCTCCTATGGCTTCATTGTGTTGGCCATCCTGAGGATGCATTCtgctgaaggaagaaggaaagtctTTTCTACATGTGGCTCTCACTTAACTGGAGTGTCAGTTTACCATGGAACCATCCTCTTCATGTACGTGAGACCAAGCTCCAGCTATGCTTTGGACCATGACATGATCGTGTCAACATTTTACAGCATTGTGATTCCCATGCTGAACCCCATCATTTACAGTTTGCGAAATAAAGATGTCAAAGCGGCGATGAAGAGAGTGTTTGGGAAAAATCGATACattaataaactatatttttcacACTAA